In Onthophagus taurus isolate NC chromosome 6, IU_Otau_3.0, whole genome shotgun sequence, a genomic segment contains:
- the LOC111419544 gene encoding uncharacterized protein isoform X3, whose product MKANSLNFHIIVLCLLSLIPWPGPMVFKISCPRDNARIVRKIIQNKWAPVLDKFKVTLPLECPFHPQRDIFGPQQMAKYQFRPSQWTCGLCGKSFFEEKFLDIHLDNRHKTHINMAEDAVCLADYCDIMRCDVLVNHYQKTMYHEGTNTDIEIWREASSYSQALAPTGPREIAKYSSKKSAKATLKSKEKGHCQKSEAPNTSEGNEESNDEKSQNNSYKNICQNDLVDSALPAAGNKQQRIIELEKLKANCKPEELQKVKIKCELVVHDCVASLLIHLSTKDFKEVEEELNRAVCWYLTCDRYWEDSHAELRQFPWGLLCMVVMVMSLGICFCYYIVWVLFDVTSASLTDRSTPSPAHLLKHDQQYLDAHQQPYNEDYYATDKDNEYIYVTYPPDLKRRLLESCYNRTTRL is encoded by the exons ATGAAGGCCAACTCTTTGAATTTCCAC ATAATAGTCTTGTGTTTATTGTCTTTGATACCATGGCCTGGCCCAATGGTGTTCAAGATTTCTTGCCCAAGAGATAACGCGAGGATCGTTCGAAAGATAATCCAAAACAAATGGGCGCCcgttttagataaatttaaagtcacGTTACCATTAGAATGTCCGTTTCACCCTCAAAGAGACATTTTTGGTCCTCAACAAATGGCCAAGTACCAATTTAGACCTTCACAATGGACCTGTGGTCTATGcggaaaatcgttttttgaagAGAAATTTTTAGACATTCATCTAGATAATCGTCATAAAACTCACATAAACatg GCTGAAGATGCAGTGTGCCTTGCTGATTATTGCGACATAATGCGTTGTGATGTATTGGTAAATCACTATCAAAAGACAATGTACCATGAAGGGACAAACACCGACATCGAAATTTGGAGGGAAGCTTCGTCTTATTCGCAAGCACTTGCACCAACGGGACCCAGAGAAATCGCAAAGTATTCATCGAAAAAAAGTGCAAAAGcaacattaaaatcaaaagaaaaggGACATTGTCAGAAATCTGAAGCACCAAATACATCAGAAGGAAACG AAGAATCAAACGAtgaaaaatcacaaaataatagttataaaaatatttgtcaaaatgatttGGTAGATTCTGCTTTACCCGCAGCAGGTAACAAGCAACAACGTATAATAGAATTAGAAAAACTTAAAGCTAACTGTAAACCTGAAGAGCTACAAAAagtcaaaataaaatgtgaaCTTGTAGTACATGATTGTGTAGCAAGCTTACTAATCCATTTATCAACTAAAGATTTTAAAGAAGTAGAAG AAGAGTTAAACAGGGCTGTATGTTGGTATTTAACTTGTGATCGTTACTGGGAAGATTCGCATGCCGAATTAAGACAATTTCCTTGGGGTTTACTTTGCATGGTTGTGATGGTGATGTCTTTGGGAATATGCTTTTGCTACTATATAGTATGGGTGTTATTCGA TGTTACCAGCGCTAGTTTAACGGACCGATCAACGCCGTCGCCCGCGCACTTGCTTAAACATGACCAGCAGTATCTTGACGCGCATCAACAGCCATACAACGAGGACTATTACGCTACAGACAAAGATAATGAATACATTTACGTCACTTATCCACCCGATCTTAAAAGACGGTTGTTAGAGAg CTGTTACAATAGAACCACACGCTTGTGA
- the LOC111419544 gene encoding uncharacterized protein isoform X2 gives MKANSLNFHIIVLCLLSLIPWPGPMVFKISCPRDNARIVRKIIQNKWAPVLDKFKVTLPLECPFHPQRDIFGPQQMAKYQFRPSQWTCGLCGKSFFEEKFLDIHLDNRHKTHINMAEDAVCLADYCDIMRCDVLVNHYQKTMYHEGTNTDIEIWREASSYSQALAPTGPREIAKYSSKKSAKATLKSKEKGHCQKSEAPNTSEGNESNDEKSQNNSYKNICQNDLVDSALPAAGNKQQRIIELEKLKANCKPEELQKVKIKCELVVHDCVASLLIHLSTKDFKEVEEELNRAVCWYLTCDRYWEDSHAELRQFPWGLLCMVVMVMSLGICFCYYIVWVLFDNDDISVTSASLTDRSTPSPAHLLKHDQQYLDAHQQPYNEDYYATDKDNEYIYVTYPPDLKRRLLESCYNRTTRL, from the exons ATGAAGGCCAACTCTTTGAATTTCCAC ATAATAGTCTTGTGTTTATTGTCTTTGATACCATGGCCTGGCCCAATGGTGTTCAAGATTTCTTGCCCAAGAGATAACGCGAGGATCGTTCGAAAGATAATCCAAAACAAATGGGCGCCcgttttagataaatttaaagtcacGTTACCATTAGAATGTCCGTTTCACCCTCAAAGAGACATTTTTGGTCCTCAACAAATGGCCAAGTACCAATTTAGACCTTCACAATGGACCTGTGGTCTATGcggaaaatcgttttttgaagAGAAATTTTTAGACATTCATCTAGATAATCGTCATAAAACTCACATAAACatg GCTGAAGATGCAGTGTGCCTTGCTGATTATTGCGACATAATGCGTTGTGATGTATTGGTAAATCACTATCAAAAGACAATGTACCATGAAGGGACAAACACCGACATCGAAATTTGGAGGGAAGCTTCGTCTTATTCGCAAGCACTTGCACCAACGGGACCCAGAGAAATCGCAAAGTATTCATCGAAAAAAAGTGCAAAAGcaacattaaaatcaaaagaaaaggGACATTGTCAGAAATCTGAAGCACCAAATACATCAGAAGGAAACG AATCAAACGAtgaaaaatcacaaaataatagttataaaaatatttgtcaaaatgatttGGTAGATTCTGCTTTACCCGCAGCAGGTAACAAGCAACAACGTATAATAGAATTAGAAAAACTTAAAGCTAACTGTAAACCTGAAGAGCTACAAAAagtcaaaataaaatgtgaaCTTGTAGTACATGATTGTGTAGCAAGCTTACTAATCCATTTATCAACTAAAGATTTTAAAGAAGTAGAAG AAGAGTTAAACAGGGCTGTATGTTGGTATTTAACTTGTGATCGTTACTGGGAAGATTCGCATGCCGAATTAAGACAATTTCCTTGGGGTTTACTTTGCATGGTTGTGATGGTGATGTCTTTGGGAATATGCTTTTGCTACTATATAGTATGGGTGTTATTCGA TAATGATGATATTAGTGTTACCAGCGCTAGTTTAACGGACCGATCAACGCCGTCGCCCGCGCACTTGCTTAAACATGACCAGCAGTATCTTGACGCGCATCAACAGCCATACAACGAGGACTATTACGCTACAGACAAAGATAATGAATACATTTACGTCACTTATCCACCCGATCTTAAAAGACGGTTGTTAGAGAg CTGTTACAATAGAACCACACGCTTGTGA
- the LOC111419544 gene encoding uncharacterized protein isoform X1 codes for MKANSLNFHIIVLCLLSLIPWPGPMVFKISCPRDNARIVRKIIQNKWAPVLDKFKVTLPLECPFHPQRDIFGPQQMAKYQFRPSQWTCGLCGKSFFEEKFLDIHLDNRHKTHINMAEDAVCLADYCDIMRCDVLVNHYQKTMYHEGTNTDIEIWREASSYSQALAPTGPREIAKYSSKKSAKATLKSKEKGHCQKSEAPNTSEGNEESNDEKSQNNSYKNICQNDLVDSALPAAGNKQQRIIELEKLKANCKPEELQKVKIKCELVVHDCVASLLIHLSTKDFKEVEEELNRAVCWYLTCDRYWEDSHAELRQFPWGLLCMVVMVMSLGICFCYYIVWVLFDNDDISVTSASLTDRSTPSPAHLLKHDQQYLDAHQQPYNEDYYATDKDNEYIYVTYPPDLKRRLLESCYNRTTRL; via the exons ATGAAGGCCAACTCTTTGAATTTCCAC ATAATAGTCTTGTGTTTATTGTCTTTGATACCATGGCCTGGCCCAATGGTGTTCAAGATTTCTTGCCCAAGAGATAACGCGAGGATCGTTCGAAAGATAATCCAAAACAAATGGGCGCCcgttttagataaatttaaagtcacGTTACCATTAGAATGTCCGTTTCACCCTCAAAGAGACATTTTTGGTCCTCAACAAATGGCCAAGTACCAATTTAGACCTTCACAATGGACCTGTGGTCTATGcggaaaatcgttttttgaagAGAAATTTTTAGACATTCATCTAGATAATCGTCATAAAACTCACATAAACatg GCTGAAGATGCAGTGTGCCTTGCTGATTATTGCGACATAATGCGTTGTGATGTATTGGTAAATCACTATCAAAAGACAATGTACCATGAAGGGACAAACACCGACATCGAAATTTGGAGGGAAGCTTCGTCTTATTCGCAAGCACTTGCACCAACGGGACCCAGAGAAATCGCAAAGTATTCATCGAAAAAAAGTGCAAAAGcaacattaaaatcaaaagaaaaggGACATTGTCAGAAATCTGAAGCACCAAATACATCAGAAGGAAACG AAGAATCAAACGAtgaaaaatcacaaaataatagttataaaaatatttgtcaaaatgatttGGTAGATTCTGCTTTACCCGCAGCAGGTAACAAGCAACAACGTATAATAGAATTAGAAAAACTTAAAGCTAACTGTAAACCTGAAGAGCTACAAAAagtcaaaataaaatgtgaaCTTGTAGTACATGATTGTGTAGCAAGCTTACTAATCCATTTATCAACTAAAGATTTTAAAGAAGTAGAAG AAGAGTTAAACAGGGCTGTATGTTGGTATTTAACTTGTGATCGTTACTGGGAAGATTCGCATGCCGAATTAAGACAATTTCCTTGGGGTTTACTTTGCATGGTTGTGATGGTGATGTCTTTGGGAATATGCTTTTGCTACTATATAGTATGGGTGTTATTCGA TAATGATGATATTAGTGTTACCAGCGCTAGTTTAACGGACCGATCAACGCCGTCGCCCGCGCACTTGCTTAAACATGACCAGCAGTATCTTGACGCGCATCAACAGCCATACAACGAGGACTATTACGCTACAGACAAAGATAATGAATACATTTACGTCACTTATCCACCCGATCTTAAAAGACGGTTGTTAGAGAg CTGTTACAATAGAACCACACGCTTGTGA
- the LOC111419544 gene encoding uncharacterized protein isoform X4: MKANSLNFHIIVLCLLSLIPWPGPMVFKISCPRDNARIVRKIIQNKWAPVLDKFKVTLPLECPFHPQRDIFGPQQMAKYQFRPSQWTCGLCGKSFFEEKFLDIHLDNRHKTHINMAEDAVCLADYCDIMRCDVLVNHYQKTMYHEGTNTDIEIWREASSYSQALAPTGPREIAKYSSKKSAKATLKSKEKGHCQKSEAPNTSEGNESNDEKSQNNSYKNICQNDLVDSALPAAGNKQQRIIELEKLKANCKPEELQKVKIKCELVVHDCVASLLIHLSTKDFKEVEEELNRAVCWYLTCDRYWEDSHAELRQFPWGLLCMVVMVMSLGICFCYYIVWVLFDNDDISVTSASLTDRSTPSPAHLLKHDQQYLDAHQQPYNEDYYATDKDNEYIYVTYPPDLKRRLLER, from the exons ATGAAGGCCAACTCTTTGAATTTCCAC ATAATAGTCTTGTGTTTATTGTCTTTGATACCATGGCCTGGCCCAATGGTGTTCAAGATTTCTTGCCCAAGAGATAACGCGAGGATCGTTCGAAAGATAATCCAAAACAAATGGGCGCCcgttttagataaatttaaagtcacGTTACCATTAGAATGTCCGTTTCACCCTCAAAGAGACATTTTTGGTCCTCAACAAATGGCCAAGTACCAATTTAGACCTTCACAATGGACCTGTGGTCTATGcggaaaatcgttttttgaagAGAAATTTTTAGACATTCATCTAGATAATCGTCATAAAACTCACATAAACatg GCTGAAGATGCAGTGTGCCTTGCTGATTATTGCGACATAATGCGTTGTGATGTATTGGTAAATCACTATCAAAAGACAATGTACCATGAAGGGACAAACACCGACATCGAAATTTGGAGGGAAGCTTCGTCTTATTCGCAAGCACTTGCACCAACGGGACCCAGAGAAATCGCAAAGTATTCATCGAAAAAAAGTGCAAAAGcaacattaaaatcaaaagaaaaggGACATTGTCAGAAATCTGAAGCACCAAATACATCAGAAGGAAACG AATCAAACGAtgaaaaatcacaaaataatagttataaaaatatttgtcaaaatgatttGGTAGATTCTGCTTTACCCGCAGCAGGTAACAAGCAACAACGTATAATAGAATTAGAAAAACTTAAAGCTAACTGTAAACCTGAAGAGCTACAAAAagtcaaaataaaatgtgaaCTTGTAGTACATGATTGTGTAGCAAGCTTACTAATCCATTTATCAACTAAAGATTTTAAAGAAGTAGAAG AAGAGTTAAACAGGGCTGTATGTTGGTATTTAACTTGTGATCGTTACTGGGAAGATTCGCATGCCGAATTAAGACAATTTCCTTGGGGTTTACTTTGCATGGTTGTGATGGTGATGTCTTTGGGAATATGCTTTTGCTACTATATAGTATGGGTGTTATTCGA TAATGATGATATTAGTGTTACCAGCGCTAGTTTAACGGACCGATCAACGCCGTCGCCCGCGCACTTGCTTAAACATGACCAGCAGTATCTTGACGCGCATCAACAGCCATACAACGAGGACTATTACGCTACAGACAAAGATAATGAATACATTTACGTCACTTATCCACCCGATCTTAAAAGACGGTTGTTAGAGAggtaa
- the LOC111419534 gene encoding MRN complex-interacting protein, with product MPQELHVVKCYMCNTFQVDIVKKVKNWTCKMCGAKQSLMKVYANGTGKECRELVQHLNKIRLEGEMKTCDDNQKEFMPQSPSKVNEWDKPAFEDEYHEEHIQKKRRVNSEFTMPKNIEENKANLKTEEVDNPNKEKSVVNISKVNKLFQDDVNIDSLFDF from the exons ATGCCTCAAGAATTACATGTTGTAAAATGCTACATGTGCAACACCTTCCAA GTTgatattgtaaaaaaagtaaaaaactgGACTTGTAAGATGTGCGGAGCAAAACAATCCTTGATGAAAGTTTATGCTAATGGTACAGGAAAGGAATGTCGTGAACTTGtacaacatttaaataaaattcgacTTGAAGGTGAAATGAAAACTTGTGATGAcaatcaaaaagaatttatgCCTCAAAGTCCATCCAAAGTTAATGAATGGGATAAACCAGCATTTGAAGATGAATATCATGAAGAACACATTCAAAAAAAGAGAAGGGTAAATTCTGAGTTTACTATGCCAAAAAACATTGAAGAAAATAAGGCAAATCTTAAAACTGAAGAGGTAGATAATCCAAATAAAGAGAAAAGCGTTGTTAATATCTCGAAAGTAAACAAACTCTTCCAAGATGATGTTAATATTGATtcacttttcgatttttaa